Genomic DNA from Chelonia mydas isolate rCheMyd1 chromosome 6, rCheMyd1.pri.v2, whole genome shotgun sequence:
aaaataaagctacAATGCAACTTGTGCCTAAGTTAACAAATGAtgtgaaattcaaagcaaaattatcctcaccacaggctttcagcagtcttactgatcAAACTTcctaggtcaggacccctccccaagtccaatggctgcttcctttctcctttcAGATGCAGTGAATcaatgggcagagagagagagagagagagagagagagagagagagagagagagatggatggcTTGGGTTATCTGCCTCTACTTTTTATAGTCCTATCTCCCATTTTAGAAACTTTTCTAACCTGGTTACTGGAAGACAAAATGTCTATGTAGAAGGatgctccctgctgctgtttcCTCACCTTTGTTgggcttcctttgtttcctttcctgtttgATGACTCCTGTTACtgtttagaaacaaaaataagcagcgcacacatttctttgtttaagacAAACCAGTTTGCCAGTCTCCATTTGGAACAAGTATTAATAACACGATACCGTGTCATCTTATAATTTCAcatacattataaaaaaaaaataatatttgtggTGACAGCATGACTATTTCTAGTTGACTCAGAGATTGATTTAACATCTTAAAGCTGAGCTCTGTGTGCAGATAAAATGCATGAAAGAGGGATAGTTTTGTGAACTGCAGAAGTCCATAGCATGCTGTGGCCTCCCGCTGAGCTCCTGTGGTCATCCTGTGGTCTCCATCAAGCAAAATGAACGAACCTGTCTTTCCTACCTTTGGGAGTAACCTAGCAAGGGAAGAACATAGGATAGCATGGTGAGTGGCATGCTATAAATAGCGTGATAATCTGGAGTACTCTTACATGTCTTACAGGTTTTACATTCCACCTACTGGGGCCAGGACAATGAGGTGATTCTGGAACCAGGAATGACTCAGAAGATATCAGCTACACATGCAAATAATTAGTACATTTCATGTGTATCTAACTTTCAGTTCCTTTGTTTCCAAATTTGTTGCTAAGGCTGGTTGAATATTTTTCTTGAGAAGTGTTTTTGATGGGAAATTGGATtttccatttaattattttttccaaaaaaatatcTTTTCCCTGGAAATTATAAGATTTCTATCAACATACCAAACTCCCCTCCTCCCTAAACCATGGCTGTGGGACTCTGGTGATGTTCCAGGGCAGTTCAGCAAGATGAGAGACCATCATGCATCATGGGGGATGTAGTCCAGCCTGGGAGCCTGGCCCATGGAAGAGATTGGTGGTGTGTGGTATCTGAGACACCCCGTGCTATTTCTGATCTGAAATGTTTTTAGCAAAAAGATTTTTGTctccacaaaaaaaacaaaacaaaaaactctgtgTGGATCAGCTCTACACAGTACCCAGCTTGCACTGAAAACAGCAGGATGAAATATACACCAAACCTCATATTCTGTACTCTGGTAGAAATTGCATCATTTAATAACACAGTAGGAAAGAGTGGGACAAATTAATCCCCAGGGCACCAATTACACAGAGGGTGGCTTTGGTTTACTGAATGCATTAATTAGGTTTTATGGGTATCTGAACTCAGTTATTCCCAGTTGCTTCAGGAATTATGTCCCACAGATAACAAATCTCAGTATAAACCTTTCTTAGTGCACCAAATGTGAAGTTTCTGTCGATGGGGTAACaccacctcatctctctctcttctcagcaGGTAAGTGCTACTTTCCTGAATTACaggcacacacgcacacaccgtGGTGATCAGCAGTTATTAAATTCCAGACCTCCAGCACTAAAAGCCTTAGTCCCAACTCAGACTCCTTCAGCTAAAGAATCAACCTCTTTGGTTGGAAAAAATAGGCAATTACATAGTCACTGAAGCCAGGGCTTTCCATTATGTCTCTAGGTTTTCATACAGGCTAAAGTAAATGCCAAAAAAAATTTAATTAGCACAGTAAGCAACTTTACCCCAAACCAGCATGTGAAGCCCCAGAGCTCCCCTTTCCAAAAGAAGGTGGAAAGTTTAACACTCCTTTTCTCTCACCCTTGTTTAGCAAAGGAATAATCCCTTCAGACTGATTCTCTCCCAGCAGAGTCAcaagtcactgatttctgatcAGAGTAGTGAACAGGAGTCTTTGTGTGGGGGGCATGATTAACCTGCGTGTCATTGTGTTTGCACAGAGTGTGCATTTTATCAAACACCTCGAATGACCAGCTGTGAACACCTGGCTCGGTGGACTAAGCCCTTCCCTGAGTGGGTACTGATGTCTATTGAGAAACTGATCTCCATTTATCTTCACTTACTTCATTACAGAGAACGGACAGCTTTTTCTCACCATCCACCTGTCCACATCTCTGTAGCTGTCTGATCTCTGTTCAGAGGAGATGGGAAATCACTCGGAGGTGACTGAGTTCATTCTCTCAGGACTGACAGATCGTCTGGAGCTACAGGTCCCCCTGTTTGGGGTGTTCCTACTGATTTATGGTGTCACcctggtggggaatggggggatgATCTTGTTAATCACAATTGATCCCCGActccacacccccatgtactttttCCTCAGGAATTTGTCTTTCTGTGACCTCTTTGTTTCCTTGATAATTTCCCCTAAGATGCTGCTGAATTTCTTAGCCCAGAGGAAAAGCATTTCTTACatggcctgtgctgtgcaaaTGTGTCTCTCTATCCTTTTGGCAGATGTTGAGTGCCTCTTGCTGGCTGTGATGGCATATGACCGTTATGTGGCCATCTGTAACCCGCTGCTCTATACGGTCACTATGTCCAGGCAGCTTTGTAAACAGCTGGTGGCTGGGGTGTATGCTGTGGGGGTGGTGGATTCAATGATACACACATGTTGTACatttcagctgtcattctgcagctcCAACATCATCAAtcatttcttctgtgacatcCTCCCACTGTTGGCGCTCTCCTGTTCTGACACCAGAATCAATGAGATTGTGATGTTTGCTTTGACAAGCTGCATTACAGGGAGCAGCTTTATGACTGTCCTCCTCTCCTATGTCTATATCATCTTCGCCATCCTGCAGATCCGCTCTGCTGAGGGCCAGcgcaaagccttctccacctgcactTTCCACTTGAcctctgtggttttgttttttggcaccCTCCTCTTCATGTATTTACGTCCCACCTCCAGCTATGCCATGGACATAGACAAAGTGGCCTCAGTGTTTTACACGCTGGTGATTCCCATGTTGaaccccctcatctacagcctgaggaacaaggaggtgAATGATGCCCTGAGGAAAGCAATGAATAAACTGCTAACCAATTCTTGAATCTGTTTAACTGTGTACTGGTTTAGTGATGGGGAGTGGAAACAGGTGAATTCAATTCCCATTCCATTACAAAGTAATTTCGCAGAGCCCGTGGGagtattgttctttattatattgTTATTATAATTACTTTTTTTATTCGAACAATGTCTCCTGGCCCCAACAGAGATCAGTGGACAAAACATGGGAAGCATcacagggccagagagagagaatgattctaTAACCAGGTGGCTAAGGCGACCCACCGAGAGGGTGAGATGCTCAACTTCATGTCTCTGTTCCAATTGTTTTTCAGTTAGTTATCCATAGTAGAACAACTTTgaaaggagagattgagagcaaCCGAGACTGGAACAGCTCATTGCTGATGGGCTGGGATGTTTTTTGGAAATGCAGGAATTCCAAGTGCATAGTGTgctgggttcggtcacagagaccctcaTTGGGACTGTCATCCAATGTGCTGAAATTTCCTCTGAGCCCACTTTCcttgccagcctgggactccagaaccctgtcttgttgagccagacacactagcctggtGCAAcatagacccagggtctgggTCACACCCTGAAAACTTCAGATCTAGACTGAAACCAGCTCCCAATGGAacctaaaccccaaataaatccattttactctgtctaaagcttatacagggtaaaaagaCAAATGTTTTCCCTCTATTCACCGAAAGAGTGATATGCGCAACTGTTTGCCCCCCAGCTAACAGTTACTTACACTGAGTTTATAAATAAtcaaaagtgtttttattaagtataaaaagtaggatttaagtggttttaaaTAGTAACAGACAGAGTAATGTAAATCacaaagcaaaatttaaaaaaatactcaagGCTAAGCTTAGTACACTCAGAAATCAGTTAGAAACTTCTCACCCCAGTTGTTACTTCAGGTAAAATCCTTTTCAGGTCAGATGCCTTTTCTGACCTGGGTCCAGCCTGGCCTCACCCACCCCTGTCCTTACAGTCCTTTTGTTTCCAGGTGCCTGCAGGTatctctgtggggtggggaggccgtCTCTTAAGCCAGGTGAAAACACTAATTGTTTGCCTTCCCCACTTTATGTGGAACATCCCTAAGGTAGAAAACATTTGTTTCGAATTCAACCCCACTCTGGAAAAGTACCAGCttcaagatggatttcagtatcaggtgacatggtcacatgtcactgtaagaccccagtctccattcttccaggtTTGTCCCACACATACAAGGAAGGCTTccaggtaaacagagccattcacagttcattgattctgaagcacctttAATAGCCTCCACTTAATTTGTCTAAATCAGTAATACAAGTtgatatcttattctcctaactccagacctAGAAATAATCCAtgtaaacaaataggatgaacacacttagtcgATTATAACCTTT
This window encodes:
- the LOC102936796 gene encoding olfactory receptor 1019-like, which produces MGNHSEVTEFILSGLTDRLELQVPLFGVFLLIYGVTLVGNGGMILLITIDPRLHTPMYFFLRNLSFCDLFVSLIISPKMLLNFLAQRKSISYMACAVQMCLSILLADVECLLLAVMAYDRYVAICNPLLYTVTMSRQLCKQLVAGVYAVGVVDSMIHTCCTFQLSFCSSNIINHFFCDILPLLALSCSDTRINEIVMFALTSCITGSSFMTVLLSYVYIIFAILQIRSAEGQRKAFSTCTFHLTSVVLFFGTLLFMYLRPTSSYAMDIDKVASVFYTLVIPMLNPLIYSLRNKEVNDALRKAMNKLLTNS